In the Candidatus Delongbacteria bacterium genome, GCGGCAGCAGGGTCCCATTCTCCTTGTCCGGAGCGGAGCCCCAGACCAGACGGCCTTCCTGGTCGTAGAGGCAGAGCAGGTCCACTTTGAGGGCCTGCATGGCGCTGGGGGTGAGGTTGTTGCTTTCATAGTCCGGGGCCTGTCCGCCCAGGTAGTCCCAGGTCTCCGTCCAGACGCCCCAGTCGGCGGCCGTGGCCTTGAGGAAGACCTCCTCGCGCTCCAGGGCCTGTTGCACGCGCGCCAGGTCCTGCCGGGCGGAGTCCTGCTCCATGTGGCGGAAGCTGGGCATCACGAAGCGCTCCAGCCCCAGCAGGCTCAGGCCGATGAGCAGCACGTACACGCCGCCCACCAGCACGGCGATCTTGATTTGCAGCGAGTAGCCCGGCCGGGTGCCGGAGGGGGTCGCGACCCGGAGGCTGGAAAACCGTGGTTGCATGGTTCGTCCTGTTCTTGGCCGCTTTATCGGAAAAGAGTTGGGGCAGGTTCAGTCCGACTTTTTTGACGTGAATCATGGTTCAATGGTTCAGTGTGAAAACAGTCTCCTGGGAGCTTTGAGTTCCGCCCGGTAGCTGTTAATCTTTCCGCAGGACGTCCCCTATACGGATGGAGACCATGAACAAAATTCTACGCAAACGGATCCTCTCTCCCGGCGTGAAGGACCTGCTGGTGGAGACCCCGCGCATCGCCCGCAAGCGCCAGGCCGGCCAGTTCGTCATGCTGCGGGTCAGCGAGACGGGGGAGCGCATTCCGCTCACCATCGCCGACGCCGATCCGGAGGCGGGCTGGATCCGCCTGATCTTCCAGGAAGTCGGCCACTCCACTCTGGAGCTCGGCCGCCTGGAGGTGGGGGACTCCATCCTCGACCTGGCCGGGCCGCTGGGTCGCCCCACCCACGTCGAGAACAAGGGCACGGTGGTCTGCGTGGGTGGCGGCATCGGCACGGCGCCGGTCCATCCCATCGCCTGCGCCATGAAGGCCGCGGGCAACCGCGTGATCTCGATCCTCGGCGCTCGCACGGCCGAGCTGCTGATCATGGAAGAGGAGATGGGCGCCACCAGCGACGAGTTGCTGATCTGCACGGACGACGGCAGCAAGGGCCGCCAGGGCTTTGTCACCAACGTGCTGCAGGATCTCATCGAGCGCGGCGAGACGATCCACGAGGTGGTGGCCATCGGTCCGGTGGTGATGATGCGCGCGGTGAGCGAGGTCACCCGCGCCCACGGCATCTCCACGGTGGTCAGCCTCAACGCCACCATGGTGGACGGCACGGGCATGTGCGGCGGCTGCCGCGTGACGGTGAACGGCCGCAGCCGCTTCGTCTGCGTGGACGGCCCGGAATTCGACGGCCACGCGGTGGATTTCGCCGAGCTGCAGCAGCGCCAGCGCGCCTACCTGACCCAGGAACGCCAGGCCCTCGAGGCGGACCACGTCTGCCACATCGGCCGCGACCAGCCTTTCTCCGGGAGGAGTGAATGAGTTCCTACGCCCCCCTGCCCAAGGCCCGGCCGGGCACCGTGACGCGGGTTCCCATGCCCGAGCAGGATCCCGCCGTGCGCGCCCGCAACTTCCTGGAAGTGCCCGTGGGCTACACGCCGGAGATGGCCATGGTGGAAGCCAGCCGCTGCCTGGAGTGCAAGGATCCCTCCTGCGTCCAGGGCTGCCCGGTGGGCATCGACATCCGCGGTTTCGTGGTGAAGATCCGCCAGGGCGACTTCCAGGGCGCCATCGACCTGATCAAGCACGACAACGCCCTGCCCGCCGTCTGCGGCCGGGTCTGCCCGCAGGAGACCCAGTGCGAGCAGGTCTGCGTGGTGGGACGCAAGCACACGCCCGTGGCCATCGGCCGGCTGGAGCGCTTCGCGGCGGACTGGGAGCGCGAGCAGGGCGAGGTCAAGGCCCCGGCGCTGGCGGCCTCCACGGGCAAGCGCATCGCCGTGGTGGGCAGCGGGCCGGCCGGGCTGACCGTGGCCGGCGAGCTGGCCCTGCGCGGCCATTCGGTGACCATCTTCGAGGCGCTGCACAAGCCCGGCGGCGTGCTGATGTACGGCATCCCCGAATTCCGCCTGCCCAAGGGCATCGTGGAGGCCGAGGTGGACTATGTGCGCAAACTGGGCGTGGAGATCATCTACAACGCCGTGATCGGCAAGATGATCACCGTCCAGGAGCTGCTGGAGGAGGAGGGCTTCCATGCCGTCTTCCTGGGCCTGGGCGCCGGCCTGCCCTACTTCATGAACATCCCCGGGGAGAACCTCAACGGCGTCTACAGCGCCAACGAGTACCTCACCCGCGTCAACCTGATGAAGGCCTATGATTTCCCCCGCAACGACACGCCCGTCCGGCCCGGCCAGCGGGTGGCCGTCTTCGGCGGCGGCAACGTGGCCATGGACGCGGCCCGCACCGCGCTGCGGATGGGCGCCGCGGAGGTGAGCGTCATCTACCGGCGCTCGATGGAGGAGATGCCCGCCCGGCGCGAGGAGATCCACCATGCCGAGGAGGAGGGCATCCACATGCGCCTGCTCTGCAACCCGGTCAACATCCTGGGGGACGGCCAGGGCAACGTGAGCGGCGTGACCTGCCTGCGGATGGAGTTGGGCGAGCCCGACGCCAGCGGACGGCGCCGGCCGGTGCCCGTGGAGGGCAGCGAGTTCGTGGTGGAGGCGGACACGGTGGTGGTCAGCATCGGCAACGGGGCCAACCCGCTGCTCACCGAGGTCACGCCGGAGCTGAAGCTCAACAAGTGGGGCAACATCGTGGCCGAGGACGGCACGGGCCGCACGAGCATGCCCGGCGTCTACGCCGGCGGCGACATCGTGATCGGCGCGGCCACGGTGATCCTGGCCATGGGCGCGGGCAAGAGCGCGGCGCTGGCCATCCACGAGGATCTGATGGGCAAAGAGGAGTCCGCCGCCTGAGGCGACTCCGACCGGGGTGAGGCTTCTCACCACAGAGGCACAGAGGCACAGAGACAAGGTTTGATTTGAGAAGCAGGCGCGGCGCAAACGCTGCGGGGTCCGGTGCTCTTCCAAGCATTTTCTGACGCTGTGTCTCTGTGCCTCTGTGTTGACTCCCCGGGTTGAGGTGTAGTAGTAGAAGCGAGCAGCAGGAGACCGAACGATGCAATTCGCCCACGCCGAAGAGGCGCTGAACTTCGCCATCAAGCGCGAGATCGAGGCGGCGCGCTTCTACACCCAGCTCTCGGTGAAAATGCAGAAGCGCGAGATGCGCGACGCCCTGCTGGAGATGGCCGAGGAGGAGAAGAGCCACCGCGACCGGCTGATCGCCGTGCGCGACCAGGGCGGCTTCGAGGAGGCTCCGGCGGATTCCTTCGCGGACCTGAAGATCTCCGATTACGTGGAGATGCCGGAGATCACCACCGACCTGGACTACGCCCAGGCCCTGATCGTGGCCATGAAGCGCGAGGCGGCGGCCCGCGAGCTCTACCTGGAGCTGGCCCGCGTGGCGCCCGGCGAATCCCTGCGCGCGCTCTTCCTGCGGCTGGCCGAGGAGGAGGGCCTGCACAAGCGGCGCTTCGAGGCCGAGTACGACGAGCGCGTGCTGGAAGGCAACTGAGCGCGTCAGCGCATGGCAAGTGGAAGCGGGCGGCCCGGGCCGCCCTTTTTCATGCCCGGGCCTGGTGGGGACGCGGCGCGCGCGGGTGGGGCAAATCCACCGGATTGGGGCTTGGCCCGGCTCAGGGCGTAAAAAATGATTACGATCCGCTACGCATTGGGCTTGTGAATTCTGGCACGATGTTGGCTTCTGTCCGCACCGAGTGGGCAGGATTCCAAGTCGAAAGGAACAGACCGATGCGTCACCCCAAATATCTACTGGCCCTGGTGTTGCCCCTGGCCTTCTTCAGCGGCTGCGCCAACACCGGCGACGAACCCGCAACCCAGTTGCTGCAGGCCGACCAGCTCCAGTTCGTGGCCCCGCCGGCGGCCAAGGCGGCCCAGACCGACACCTGGATGGACTTCAGCCTGACCCTGCACCCCAACCGGCCCGCCACGGTGGTCGTCCCGGGCTTCCTCCTGCACGCGCCGCGCGGCGCCGTGGAGCAGACCCTGACCATCACGGGCGACTGGTGCGGGGACGATGCGCAGGATCCGGTGGTCGGCTACGACTTCGCCCCGGACGGCAGCGAATTCCTCGTGCCGCTGCGGGTCATGTTCGTCTTCCTTCCCCAGAGTCTGGAGGGACTGGATCCGGCCCGCCTGACCTGGGTCCTGGATCACGAGGACGGCACCTACGAAGTGATCCCCAGCGAGGTCCAGGTGCTGCCGGCCCATGGACCCGGCAACCCCGGGGCGGTGCGTGTGCTGGCGCAGGTGGAGCACTTCAGCCGCTACCTGATCGCCATCGGCCCGCCGCCGGACAACAACACCACGCGCTAGCTGCCATCCATGCCGCTTGGACGGGCCCGTTCCTCACCTGGAACGGGCCCTTTTCGGTTCCGGCCCGTGGCCGAAGGCGGGCGCCGCATTCCGGCAGCCCCGGCAGGTTGGCCTCACCCGGGGCCGGCGCCCAGGCCCGGCTTGCCTCTCTCAGTCCCCGCCAGCGGTCCCGGAAACGGGACCGTTATTTTTTACACACTTTTTGCTTTTTCCCAGCCACCTCGTTGACTAAACTCTGAGCGCTCCACTGGGGACGTGTCCTCCGGAGCAAGCAGTTGTACCACCCCCCACAACAGAACGAGGTGTTCATGAGACGCTTCCTGCCCCTTGGTGCAGCCGGTCTCGCCCTGCTTCTCGCGTTCGGCTGCTCCACTGACGGGAGCCGTGCGCCAGAGTCCAGCGGCCGGCTGCTGTCCCGCGACCAGATCCGCCTGCTCACGCCGGCGGACCTTCCCGCCAAAGCCCACGACTTGGATGCCATGACGGATTTCACCCTGGTGGTGACTCCGGGCGCGGCCTCCGAGTACACGGGTGCCGGGTTCAGTCTGAAAGCGCCGGCCGGTGCGGTGAGCACCCCGGTGACCATCGTGGCCAACTGGCAGGGCGACGAAGCCTCGCCGGCCATCGGTTTCGAGTTCGGGCCGGAGGGTCAGGAGTTCCTGACGCCGCTGGAATTCGAGCTGGTGCTGCCGCTGAGCGAGGCCGACCTGCCTGCCGGCGACGAACTGCTGGTGGTCTACGACCGGCAAGATGGCTGGTATGAAGTGGTGTCCAACGAGGTGCACTGGATGAGCGCGGACGAGGAAGCCCGCGTGGACGCCCGCCTCGAGCACTTCTCCAAGTATCTCATCGCCACGGGCCCGCCGCCCGACGACGGACCTGCTGGTGGCAACCAGTAGGAGTTCCGCGAATGGAACCTGCCGCCCCGGCCCTGCCGGGGCGGTTCTTTTTCAGGCCGGCTGGCGCGGGTTGGCCACGGGGAAGAGGATGCGGAAGGTGGTGCCCACGCCGGGTTTGCTCTGGACCTGGATCAGGCCCTGGTGCGCCTCCACCACCTGCCGGACCAGGGGCATGCCCAGCCCCGATCCGCCCTCGCCCTTGGTCGTGTAGTAGGGCTCCCAGAGGCGCGCCAGCACTTGTTCGTCCATCCCGCAGCCCGTGTCCTCCACCGTCAGCAGCAGCTGGTCGCCTACCACACGCGTGCGGCACTGCACCCAGCCGCCGCCCACCGCCTCCACGGCGTGCGCCGCGTTGATCAACAGGTTGAGCAGCATCTGCTGCAACTGCTCCTGGTCGGCCAGCAACTTGGGCAGGCGCGGCATGGCGTCCAGGCGGATGCGCAGGCCGGCACGGTCGTCCTGGTCGGGTTCCGGTCCGCCCACGGAGAGATCGAAGTGCTTGATCTTTCCCCCCATGTCCTTGAGCAGGGTGACGGTGCCCGCGGCCAGCGCGTTCAGGTCCACCTCGCCCAACTGGCGTTGGGGCGGACGGGAGAGATCGGAGAGCGTGCGCACGATGCGCTCGATGCGGCCGGCCATCTCCTCCACCACCTGCAGATCGGGATCCAGGTCGTCCAGGACGGAGGGCCGCTCCTGCAGGGTCAGGCGGGCCAGCTGCACGTGGCCGTGCAGGGGCGCCAGCGCGTTGCGGATTTCGTGGGCGATGGAGCCCGCCGTGCGGCTCATCATGGCGAACTTCTCGCTCTCCAGCAGCTCCTGCTGCATGCGCACCTCGGTGGTGACGTCGGTGAGGATCAGGCCCCAGACCGCGTCGCCGCCTTCTTCCGGCGCCAGGGGAAAGGGACGGCAGCGCAGCCGGCGGCCGTCCACGGACCAGTCCGCCGTGTGCTCCTGCCGCTCGCCCAGCGTCGCCAGGAAGCGGGCGAAGGTGTTCTCGAAGCGCCAGCCCAGCGGGGACCCTGCGTCCGGCTGGACGAGGGAGAGCGAGCCCAACTCGCGCCGGAAGGTCAGGTTGGCGAAGTGCAGGCGCAGCTGGTCGTCGTAGAGCGCCAGCGCGTTGGGCAGCGAGTCCACGATGTGCAGGTGCAGGCGCTCGAAATGGTCGAAGCGCTGCTGCTGGGCCTGCTCCGAGCGGCGCAGTTGCAGCTGGGTCAGCGTCAGCGAGCACAGTTCGCAGAAGCCGTCCAGCAGGACCAGCATGTGCTCGCTGTAGAGCGTGGTGCTGGAGCTGTCCACGTAGAGCGCGCCGAAGACCCGGCCGTGGCGGCGGAGGGGCGCGCAGAGGCTGCTCTTCAGGTCCAGGTCGATCACCGAGCGGGCCTGGGCCAGCTCCTCGAGCTGGGAGAGATTGGAGCTGCGCAGGGGCTGGCCGCTCTCCAGCACCAGGTGGATGATGGAGTGGGAGACCTGGGTCTCCGGCCGCGCCAGGGGGAAGCCGTCGCGGTCCGCTCCCAGCGTGAAGCGCAGGCCGCCCTCGGCCTGTTCGTCCAGCTCCACGATGGCGCCGCGCTGGGCGCCCGCCAGCCGGATGGCTTGGTGGAGCAGAAAATGCAGGGCTTCGCCCGGGGTGGTGCAGGTGTTGAGCTCCCGGGCCAGTCCCAGCACCAGGTCCAACTCCCGGCGGGAGAAACGTTCCTGGCGTTGGGCCAATCCCTCGCTTCTGAGCTCAAGCTCCTGCAGCGCGGCCAACTGTTCCAGCAGTGTGGCCATGGTCTCTCCTCTCCAGTTCGGTCACTCGAAGCAGACATTCCTCGGACCGCTCCAGCAGGCGCTCCAGCCAGGGCGACTCCCGCAACCGGGCCTGCCAGGCGGGGGACAGGTCCTGGGCCATGCCGTGCAGCAGGCGGACGGCGCGGCCCAGCCGCTGGCCCGCCTCGGGCCAGTTCTCGCGTCGCGCGGCCAGCTCGCCCTCCAGGCCCAGCAGGCGGATCTGTTGCAGGCGGTGCATCTCGCGCTCCTCGCGCAGGGGCGTGGACCAGTCGGCCAGCCAGGCCAAGCGGTGCTCCAGCATGGCCAGGGCCACGCGGACGCCATCCAGGCGCGGATCCAGCTCCAGCAGCGCGTGCAGCAGCTCGCCCCGGGGCACCTCGCGGCCGGCGGCCTGCAGGCGCAGCGCGGGGGCGAGATCCGCCGGCCAGTCGACTCCGGGACCCGGGCCCTTGCCGCGCTCCGGGGCCAAGGTGTCCAGCAGGTCGCGGAACAGGCGCCACTGCCGGGCCGGGGGCGTGTCGTGGCGGGCAGCCACCTCCTGGAAGCGCGCCAGCAGGTCGCCGCGCGGCGCCAGCCCCAGGTCCAGATCCAGCCGCAGCAGCTGGACCAGCGGGTCCAGCTCGTCCTGGGGACTGTCCAGCTCCACGGCCCGGGCCAGTTCCTCGCGCCAGACGCGCTCGGCGCCCTCCAGGTCGCCCAGGGCCGCCCAGGATTCCCCCAGGTGGTCCAGCACCGCCAGTTCCGTCACCGGCTCCTGCAGGTCGCGGGCCTGCTGCAGGGCCGGCTCCAGCTCGCGCACGGCCTGGTCCGCCGCGCCGCGCCGCAGCTGGGCCAGCGCCAGGTTGACCCGGGCCATCAGTTCGTAGCGTTCCAAGTGGTAGAGCGCGGCCTCGCGTCCGGCCTGCTCCAGTTCCCCGCGGGCCTGTTCGATCCGCCCGGCCTGCAGGTGCAGGATGCCCAGGTTGTTGGCCAGCCAGACCCGCTGCTGGACCTGGAGCAGCTGCCGGCCCGCCCGGTCCAGTTGCGTCCAGAGGTGCGCGGCGTCCTCCGTTCGTCCCAGTTGGAAGGCCGCGGCCCCGGCGGAATTGAGCGCGTGGGCCTGCTGGGGTCCGGCGGCCGGATCGCAGTCCCGCAGATCGGGCAGGCAGGCCTCCAGTTCCGCGGCGGCCCGGGCGTGCTGGCCGCTGCGCAGCAGCGGATCCAGCGCCGTCACCCGCAGCAGCAGGCGGTCCAGGGGTTCGGTGGCGAGTTCCCGGGCCCGCTGCAGCAGGCGCAGGGCCAGCCGATTGCGGCCCAGCAGGCTGTAGACGAAGGCCAAGCGGTTTATCAGCGGCAGCACGGACCCGCCCCGGGCGCGGCGCAACAGGCCGCGCAGCAGGCGCCGGGCCTCCGCCGGGCGCCCCTGGGCCAGCAGGCCCGTGGCCAAGAGGGTTTCCAGTTCGCCCACTTCGCCCCGCGCCAGGGAGGGCAGCAGCTCCTCGATCAACCGGACCCGGCGCGCGGGATCCACCAGACCGGGGGCCGCCAACAGCACGTCGCGCGCCACCAGCGGATCGACCAGCCCCAGTTCGCAGCGGCCCAGGTGCAGGAGGCAGAGCTCGGCCGGCGGCTCGGGGAGCTTCCAGAGCTCGTGCAGGATCTCCAGGTGCTCGGGTTGCAGACGGGCCAGCCCCAGCAGCTCGCGCACGCCGGCCTGCGGCTCCCGTTGGCCGTCGCCCCGGTCGCGCAGCCAGCCGGCGCCCTCCAGGCTCTCCAACTCGCGCTCGCGGCCCTGGAGGACGTGGGAGCGCCAGGCCCCAGCCGGCGCGGGCTCCAGCCAGGCGCAGGCCCGCAGCAGCGCCCGGCGGACCGGTCCGGCGAGGGCGTCCAGATCCGCGGCCCCGCGGGCTCCCTGGGCGGGCAGGCCCAGCGGACTCAATTCCCAGAGCCCGTTCCGGCACAGCAGGCGCTCTTCGCTGATGCAGCGGGCCACCAGCGGCGGGATGTGCTCGCTCTGCCCGCCGGTGAGGGCGTCCAGGGCCGCGGCGGCCGCTTCGCTCAGTTCGATGCCCGGGGCCGGCCGGCGCAGCCAGCCCTGCCAGGTGTCCCGGCCGGGGGCTTCCAGCCGCAGGGCGTCCGCCGGAGCAGTGTCCAGTTCCAGAATCAGCAGCGGACGGCCCTGCCGCCCGCAGAGGGCGACGAGATCGTCCAGCCGGGCCGCGTCGGGATCGCCGGGTCGGGTCAGCCAGCACAGGCCCTGGCGGGGCCGGCCCAGCTGGTCGTCCAGGAAGCCCAGCACCAGGCGCAGCAGGTCCCGCCCGCCCCGGCGGCGCTCCAGGGCGCCGGCCAGTTCCGGGTAGTGCTGCAGACGGCCGGGATGGTCCACGCGGCGGGCCAGCCAGTCCAGCAGCGACTCCCCTTCGGCGCGCTGGATGCCGAGCAGCGGACCGCGCCGGGCGGAGACCTCCACCTGCAGCTGGTTCAGCCGGGCGCGCCAAGGACCCGCGCTGCCGCTGTGCAGGCGCACGCAGGCGCCGGCGGCGAGCCGGGTGACCACGTCTTCCAGCAGGCCGGCCTCCCAGTTGCCCGGGCCGCGGCGGGGCAGCAGCAGGGCCGTCCGGGCGGCGGGCAGGGCGGCCGCCAGCTCGGCCAGGGCCTCCCGCGGGGCGGGGCGCCGGCCGGGTTCCGTGTGCAGGCAGCGCAGGATGAAGGGGAAGAGCGGGTGCGTGGCCGCGCGGCCGGCCGGTCGCAAGCGGCCGGCCAGGATGGCGCCCACGGCCTCGTCGGGATTCTCCGGGAAGGGCGAGGCGCCGCTGAGCAGCTGGAAGAGCAGGGCGCCCAGCGAGAAGATGTCCGAGCGCGGATGGGGCAGCCCGTCGCTGAGGATCTCCGGCGGCATCACGCTGAGCGTGCCCGAGCGGGCCCGGTGGCGGTCGTGCGTGGAGCGCGCCAGTCCCAGATCCAGCAGGCTGGCCCGGCTGCCGTCCAGCAGCAGGTTGGCCGGACCGAGGTCGCCGTGGATCCAGCCGTGTTCGGCCAGTTCGGACAGCCCCTGCAGCACCTGGACGGCGATCCAATCCGCCTCGCCGGCGGCCAGGGCCCAGGCCGGGGAGTCCGTCAGCTCCGAGAGGGCCGGTCCCGGGCGTTTCTCCAACACCAGGCGGGCGGGGTGCTGATCGCCGCCGGGATCGAACTCCACCAGCTCGGGGAAGACCGGGGCGCGCAGCATCTGCAGCAGCCGCGCCTCCTTCAGGAAGCCGTGGCCGCCCTGGCCCAGCGCGCGGGCCTCCTTGAGCACGACCTCGCGGCCCGTCCAGCGGTCCAGCGCGCAGCTGACCCGCGCGCTGGCGCCCTCGCCCTGGGGGCGCAGCTCCGTGAAGCGCAGGGAATCGGCTGCCGGATGGGGGGTCATGCCGCCGCCTCGGGAATGATCCAGACCAGACTCAGGTTGTCCTCCGCGCCGCGCCGCAGGGCCTCCTCCAGCAACAACTCCGGCACCCGGGCGTCCGCCTCGTCCGCGGCCAGCAGGCGCGGCAAATCCGCCGATTCCAGCCCCGTCTGGGTGAAGCCGTCGCTGCAGAGCAGGAGGCGGTCGCCGGGCTCCAACTCCAGGTCCAGGCACTCCAGCCGGTCGTGCTGGGGCGAGCCCAGGGCCTGGCTGAGCAGTTGGGGCTGGTCCGCGCTCACCCGGTGGTCGCGACTGAGCTGGCGCGCGCCGCCGCCGCGCAGCAGGTAGGCCCGGCTGTCCCCCACGTGGTAGAGCCGTCCGCGCAGCCCGGTCAGCGCCAGACCCGTGAAGGTGGTGGCCACCCGGCGCTCGCGCAGTTCGGCCTGCAGGCGGGCCATCACCACCGCCAGTTCCAGCTGCACGCGCTGGGAGCTGGGCGGCCAGGCGGCGCTCAGGCTGCGCTCGTCGTGCAGACAGAGGGTCAGGAAGCGGTCGGCCACGGCCCGGGCGGCCCGGTCGCCGTGCCGCATGCCACCCATCCCGTCGCAGATGGCGCAGGCCAGCCGGCCCGCCCGCTCCTCGCCGGCGGCCCAGTCCTCAGTGGAGTTGCGCACCCGGCCCGGATGCTGGCTGATGTGGATCCGTGCGCCCGTTTTCAGGTCCCTTCAAGAGTTGGTCCCCGGCTTATCGGCAGGTGCGAGGGGGAGATTGCGTCCCGGCAGCCGACATCCACGAGAAAGGGTCCGGTAGAATGCGCCCAAGTACAAGCCCGGTCTTGGGGGATCGGACCCTGTCGAGTACCTTGAATCACGTTCTGTTTCGAGCGCAGCGTGTTTCCAGACCAGCTTTCCGCCTGCCGGCGTCCGGGATCTTCCCGGACCC is a window encoding:
- a CDS encoding sulfide/dihydroorotate dehydrogenase-like FAD/NAD-binding protein, with amino-acid sequence MNKILRKRILSPGVKDLLVETPRIARKRQAGQFVMLRVSETGERIPLTIADADPEAGWIRLIFQEVGHSTLELGRLEVGDSILDLAGPLGRPTHVENKGTVVCVGGGIGTAPVHPIACAMKAAGNRVISILGARTAELLIMEEEMGATSDELLICTDDGSKGRQGFVTNVLQDLIERGETIHEVVAIGPVVMMRAVSEVTRAHGISTVVSLNATMVDGTGMCGGCRVTVNGRSRFVCVDGPEFDGHAVDFAELQQRQRAYLTQERQALEADHVCHIGRDQPFSGRSE
- the gltA gene encoding NADPH-dependent glutamate synthase; translated protein: MSSYAPLPKARPGTVTRVPMPEQDPAVRARNFLEVPVGYTPEMAMVEASRCLECKDPSCVQGCPVGIDIRGFVVKIRQGDFQGAIDLIKHDNALPAVCGRVCPQETQCEQVCVVGRKHTPVAIGRLERFAADWEREQGEVKAPALAASTGKRIAVVGSGPAGLTVAGELALRGHSVTIFEALHKPGGVLMYGIPEFRLPKGIVEAEVDYVRKLGVEIIYNAVIGKMITVQELLEEEGFHAVFLGLGAGLPYFMNIPGENLNGVYSANEYLTRVNLMKAYDFPRNDTPVRPGQRVAVFGGGNVAMDAARTALRMGAAEVSVIYRRSMEEMPARREEIHHAEEEGIHMRLLCNPVNILGDGQGNVSGVTCLRMELGEPDASGRRRPVPVEGSEFVVEADTVVVSIGNGANPLLTEVTPELKLNKWGNIVAEDGTGRTSMPGVYAGGDIVIGAATVILAMGAGKSAALAIHEDLMGKEESAA
- a CDS encoding ferritin family protein → MQFAHAEEALNFAIKREIEAARFYTQLSVKMQKREMRDALLEMAEEEKSHRDRLIAVRDQGGFEEAPADSFADLKISDYVEMPEITTDLDYAQALIVAMKREAAARELYLELARVAPGESLRALFLRLAEEEGLHKRRFEAEYDERVLEGN
- a CDS encoding ATP-binding protein produces the protein MATLLEQLAALQELELRSEGLAQRQERFSRRELDLVLGLARELNTCTTPGEALHFLLHQAIRLAGAQRGAIVELDEQAEGGLRFTLGADRDGFPLARPETQVSHSIIHLVLESGQPLRSSNLSQLEELAQARSVIDLDLKSSLCAPLRRHGRVFGALYVDSSSTTLYSEHMLVLLDGFCELCSLTLTQLQLRRSEQAQQQRFDHFERLHLHIVDSLPNALALYDDQLRLHFANLTFRRELGSLSLVQPDAGSPLGWRFENTFARFLATLGERQEHTADWSVDGRRLRCRPFPLAPEEGGDAVWGLILTDVTTEVRMQQELLESEKFAMMSRTAGSIAHEIRNALAPLHGHVQLARLTLQERPSVLDDLDPDLQVVEEMAGRIERIVRTLSDLSRPPQRQLGEVDLNALAAGTVTLLKDMGGKIKHFDLSVGGPEPDQDDRAGLRIRLDAMPRLPKLLADQEQLQQMLLNLLINAAHAVEAVGGGWVQCRTRVVGDQLLLTVEDTGCGMDEQVLARLWEPYYTTKGEGGSGLGMPLVRQVVEAHQGLIQVQSKPGVGTTFRILFPVANPRQPA
- a CDS encoding protein kinase — protein: MTPHPAADSLRFTELRPQGEGASARVSCALDRWTGREVVLKEARALGQGGHGFLKEARLLQMLRAPVFPELVEFDPGGDQHPARLVLEKRPGPALSELTDSPAWALAAGEADWIAVQVLQGLSELAEHGWIHGDLGPANLLLDGSRASLLDLGLARSTHDRHRARSGTLSVMPPEILSDGLPHPRSDIFSLGALLFQLLSGASPFPENPDEAVGAILAGRLRPAGRAATHPLFPFILRCLHTEPGRRPAPREALAELAAALPAARTALLLPRRGPGNWEAGLLEDVVTRLAAGACVRLHSGSAGPWRARLNQLQVEVSARRGPLLGIQRAEGESLLDWLARRVDHPGRLQHYPELAGALERRRGGRDLLRLVLGFLDDQLGRPRQGLCWLTRPGDPDAARLDDLVALCGRQGRPLLILELDTAPADALRLEAPGRDTWQGWLRRPAPGIELSEAAAAALDALTGGQSEHIPPLVARCISEERLLCRNGLWELSPLGLPAQGARGAADLDALAGPVRRALLRACAWLEPAPAGAWRSHVLQGRERELESLEGAGWLRDRGDGQREPQAGVRELLGLARLQPEHLEILHELWKLPEPPAELCLLHLGRCELGLVDPLVARDVLLAAPGLVDPARRVRLIEELLPSLARGEVGELETLLATGLLAQGRPAEARRLLRGLLRRARGGSVLPLINRLAFVYSLLGRNRLALRLLQRARELATEPLDRLLLRVTALDPLLRSGQHARAAAELEACLPDLRDCDPAAGPQQAHALNSAGAAAFQLGRTEDAAHLWTQLDRAGRQLLQVQQRVWLANNLGILHLQAGRIEQARGELEQAGREAALYHLERYELMARVNLALAQLRRGAADQAVRELEPALQQARDLQEPVTELAVLDHLGESWAALGDLEGAERVWREELARAVELDSPQDELDPLVQLLRLDLDLGLAPRGDLLARFQEVAARHDTPPARQWRLFRDLLDTLAPERGKGPGPGVDWPADLAPALRLQAAGREVPRGELLHALLELDPRLDGVRVALAMLEHRLAWLADWSTPLREEREMHRLQQIRLLGLEGELAARRENWPEAGQRLGRAVRLLHGMAQDLSPAWQARLRESPWLERLLERSEECLLRVTELERRDHGHTAGTVGRAAGA
- a CDS encoding PP2C family serine/threonine-protein phosphatase, whose translation is MRNSTEDWAAGEERAGRLACAICDGMGGMRHGDRAARAVADRFLTLCLHDERSLSAAWPPSSQRVQLELAVVMARLQAELRERRVATTFTGLALTGLRGRLYHVGDSRAYLLRGGGARQLSRDHRVSADQPQLLSQALGSPQHDRLECLDLELEPGDRLLLCSDGFTQTGLESADLPRLLAADEADARVPELLLEEALRRGAEDNLSLVWIIPEAAA